A DNA window from Fibrobacter sp. UWR3 contains the following coding sequences:
- a CDS encoding 50S ribosomal protein L11 methyltransferase, translating to MQKVDTWYKAEGYCPIEDFELASYLLFEAGVATLEELDPKAEGRTDFCFYTGDKAERDRIVAEFPQYHFTLSEEPAKDWDKWWRDRAQPVHVSERLWVRPPWVEFTPDDPKAVVLELEAKTAFGTGEHDTTSSCAALMESVDFDGKSVLDIGTGTGILAMFARRLGAKLAVGTEIDPLTVPCIAENFERNGFGESDCVLGFLDAFRDGAKFDVILCNMIRSELWPLRDDIEDLLAPGGELIISGQLLTEKDYILKWFEEAGFKVKEERISTEWWSVLAQS from the coding sequence ATGCAGAAAGTCGATACATGGTACAAGGCGGAGGGCTATTGCCCTATCGAAGATTTTGAACTCGCAAGCTACCTGCTCTTTGAGGCGGGAGTGGCGACGCTCGAGGAACTGGACCCCAAGGCGGAAGGCCGCACGGACTTCTGTTTTTATACCGGCGACAAGGCCGAGCGTGACCGCATTGTGGCGGAGTTCCCGCAGTACCATTTTACGCTGAGCGAGGAGCCCGCGAAGGATTGGGACAAGTGGTGGCGCGACCGTGCGCAGCCGGTCCATGTGTCGGAACGTCTGTGGGTGCGCCCGCCCTGGGTGGAATTCACTCCCGACGACCCGAAGGCCGTAGTGCTCGAACTCGAGGCGAAGACCGCGTTCGGGACGGGCGAGCACGATACCACGAGCAGTTGCGCCGCCCTGATGGAGTCGGTGGATTTTGACGGCAAGTCGGTGCTCGACATCGGTACGGGTACGGGAATCCTCGCGATGTTCGCGCGCCGTCTGGGAGCGAAACTTGCAGTAGGTACCGAGATTGACCCGCTCACGGTTCCCTGCATCGCGGAAAACTTCGAGCGCAACGGTTTTGGCGAGAGCGACTGCGTGCTCGGATTCCTGGATGCCTTCCGGGATGGCGCGAAGTTTGACGTTATCCTGTGCAACATGATCCGGAGCGAACTCTGGCCCCTGCGTGACGATATCGAGGACCTGCTCGCGCCGGGTGGCGAGTTGATTATCAGCGGCCAGCTCCTGACCGAGAAGGACTACATTCTCAAGTGGTTTGAAGAAGCCGGCTTCAAGGTAAAGGAAGAACGCATAAGTACAGAGTGGTGGAGTGTGCTTGCACAGTCCTAA
- a CDS encoding TonB-dependent receptor encodes MCCAWAGAYAQVPSSSKDTAVDESAPVQDLGVSEVESYAIAETENPGTDYMEITPSAWEGLGLSASEVISSLSGIQGYKQGGMGSFQTVSIRGIAARNVLICIDGIPLNDAGGGAADLGVIDLNNIERIEVYKDRVPAKFGGAGLGGAINFVTKDALHSGKTPKGRVIASYGSHNTFEGSVQVSARVKDSVQFSATASMRHSDNDYEFDNRNGTLYNDEDDFKDRRRNAEFTEYSGSFQYRMLHGNGAFSILSASALHTQAGNPGMEDLQTYVAEFVGDMAQVAYRMEFPTYFDILLLTAGITGKFEKNMSSSYYPLDKIGYLSKDFREYGLAGYRAIPEMSANLLLDKFEAYLRLAGSAELWKSRGTLESFELERLAGSIAGNAEYNFTDWFSLFAEGNILKTYDDIGGGQVLMTTGAAVVNEATDRDLSLAGMVQAKLGKKNSWIGGNISFGRFYRQPQLMELYGVYPGTLSSPTLKDESALRFAAGLSLATPKNRSVLRATYFENHIENGIYWIISTNLMKAFNIDKSVIRGVELELESRPVKFFQAVLRGTIQDPRDDGANKAYNGNLLPGEPVHSYFVEGTFFLPFDLRAIFQATYRTRIFSDRMNFTRQPPVARYNASLAWQPWEKTQVMFAVDNISDETYRNIYTPYPAPGREYRFTIIQGF; translated from the coding sequence TTGTGCTGTGCTTGGGCTGGTGCCTACGCGCAAGTTCCCTCGTCATCCAAGGATACCGCTGTCGATGAGTCTGCACCTGTGCAGGATCTGGGCGTATCGGAGGTTGAGTCTTACGCTATTGCCGAGACAGAAAATCCTGGAACGGACTACATGGAAATTACGCCTTCCGCATGGGAGGGGCTCGGCCTTTCGGCATCCGAAGTTATTTCGTCGCTTTCGGGCATACAGGGCTACAAGCAGGGCGGCATGGGCAGTTTCCAGACGGTGTCTATCCGCGGGATTGCTGCGCGTAATGTGCTGATCTGCATTGACGGCATACCCCTGAACGATGCGGGCGGCGGTGCTGCTGACTTGGGGGTGATTGACCTCAACAATATCGAGAGGATAGAGGTCTACAAGGACAGGGTTCCGGCGAAGTTCGGTGGCGCGGGCCTTGGCGGTGCGATAAACTTCGTGACTAAGGATGCGCTGCATAGCGGCAAGACCCCGAAGGGGCGCGTCATTGCGAGCTACGGTTCGCACAACACGTTCGAGGGCTCCGTGCAGGTTTCCGCAAGAGTCAAGGACAGCGTGCAGTTCTCTGCGACAGCATCCATGCGCCACAGCGACAACGACTACGAGTTCGATAATCGTAACGGCACGCTCTATAACGACGAGGACGATTTTAAGGACAGGCGCAGGAACGCGGAGTTCACGGAATATTCCGGCAGTTTCCAGTACCGCATGCTCCACGGGAACGGAGCCTTCTCTATTTTGTCTGCAAGCGCGCTGCACACGCAGGCAGGGAACCCCGGCATGGAAGACCTGCAGACTTATGTGGCGGAATTTGTGGGCGACATGGCGCAGGTCGCGTACCGGATGGAATTCCCGACTTATTTCGACATCTTGCTCCTGACGGCGGGTATTACCGGCAAGTTCGAGAAGAACATGTCTTCGTCGTATTACCCGCTTGACAAGATAGGCTACCTCTCGAAGGATTTCAGGGAGTACGGGCTTGCGGGTTACAGGGCCATTCCCGAGATGTCGGCGAACCTGTTGCTGGATAAGTTCGAGGCTTACCTGCGCCTCGCGGGTAGCGCGGAACTCTGGAAATCGCGCGGAACGCTGGAGAGTTTTGAACTGGAACGCCTTGCGGGCTCCATTGCGGGCAATGCGGAATACAATTTTACGGATTGGTTCTCGCTTTTTGCCGAAGGTAACATCCTGAAGACGTACGACGATATCGGTGGCGGTCAGGTGCTGATGACTACGGGTGCCGCGGTGGTGAACGAGGCGACGGATCGTGACCTGAGCCTTGCGGGAATGGTGCAGGCGAAACTCGGGAAGAAGAACTCCTGGATTGGCGGCAACATTTCGTTTGGGCGCTTTTATAGGCAGCCGCAGCTGATGGAACTTTATGGCGTGTATCCGGGAACGCTCTCGAGCCCAACGCTCAAGGATGAATCTGCCTTGCGCTTTGCCGCGGGGCTTTCGCTTGCCACCCCGAAAAACCGTTCGGTATTGCGCGCTACCTATTTCGAAAACCACATCGAGAATGGGATATACTGGATTATAAGTACCAACCTGATGAAGGCATTCAATATCGACAAGTCGGTTATTCGCGGGGTGGAACTCGAATTGGAAAGCCGTCCGGTGAAGTTCTTCCAGGCCGTGCTGCGCGGGACCATCCAGGATCCGCGTGACGATGGCGCGAACAAGGCCTATAACGGGAACTTGCTGCCGGGTGAACCTGTGCACAGTTATTTTGTCGAGGGCACGTTCTTCTTGCCGTTTGACCTGAGGGCCATTTTCCAGGCTACGTACAGGACGCGTATCTTCAGTGACCGCATGAATTTTACGAGGCAGCCCCCGGTTGCCCGTTACAACGCTTCGCTCGCATGGCAGCCTTGGGAAAAGACGCAGGTTATGTTTGCGGTGGACAATATTTCGGACGAGACCTACCGCAACATATATACGCCCTATCCGGCTCCCGGTCGGGAATACCGTTTCACAATCATACAGGGGTTCTAG
- a CDS encoding Fic family protein produces the protein MLFIHQFPDWTHFRFDSKKVLDALGRARFAEGKLAGIYDICGKRELENRLLAEDIVANFAIDSHPLDTEPVLTNILLKAQGNEPHVKNYLGAIANSQNPLTPERLQSWHQALSRTSSSGLRDTGSTVTENAQGIQFSGPGPERLQGELENFLNWFETTPQEGMIKAAIAHFWFLTLRPFREGNGRLARTITAMQLCRARNSTHLIYALNTQILKNRDEYLSIINKTQCGNGDITGWILWFLNQVESAVHTSEKTLEPGLKRFQFQARHSGTPTGEREQALLNAVLSGSIPRDFTAKDAAALFGTSHDTALREIQSLMEKGLVAASKKGGRSKTYSVVE, from the coding sequence ATGCTGTTCATCCACCAATTCCCCGACTGGACTCACTTCCGATTCGATTCAAAGAAAGTGCTCGACGCACTCGGCAGGGCTCGTTTTGCCGAAGGGAAACTCGCCGGCATCTACGACATCTGCGGCAAACGCGAACTCGAAAACAGGCTCCTCGCCGAAGACATCGTGGCAAACTTCGCAATTGATTCGCACCCGCTCGACACGGAACCGGTTCTCACAAACATACTGCTGAAGGCACAGGGGAACGAACCGCACGTCAAGAACTACCTGGGCGCCATCGCAAACTCCCAGAACCCGCTCACGCCCGAACGCCTCCAAAGCTGGCACCAGGCACTATCCCGCACAAGCAGTTCCGGCCTCCGCGACACAGGAAGCACCGTAACCGAAAACGCACAGGGCATCCAATTCAGCGGACCCGGTCCCGAAAGGTTGCAGGGCGAACTTGAAAACTTTCTGAACTGGTTCGAGACCACCCCGCAAGAAGGCATGATAAAGGCTGCGATTGCGCACTTCTGGTTCCTTACGCTAAGGCCGTTCCGTGAAGGGAACGGAAGGCTCGCCCGCACCATTACCGCGATGCAGCTCTGCAGGGCACGGAACTCCACGCACCTGATTTACGCACTGAACACGCAGATACTAAAGAACCGCGACGAGTACCTCAGCATAATAAACAAGACACAGTGCGGGAACGGAGACATTACGGGGTGGATACTCTGGTTTTTGAACCAGGTCGAAAGCGCAGTACATACAAGCGAAAAAACGCTTGAACCCGGGCTAAAACGTTTCCAATTCCAGGCAAGGCACTCGGGCACGCCCACGGGCGAACGCGAGCAGGCGCTTCTGAACGCCGTACTCTCAGGGAGTATTCCGCGGGATTTTACGGCAAAGGATGCCGCCGCCCTTTTCGGGACAAGCCACGATACCGCACTGCGCGAAATCCAGAGCCTCATGGAAAAAGGGCTTGTCGCCGCAAGCAAGAAGGGCGGGCGCAGCAAGACCTACAGCGTGGTGGAATAA